A stretch of Aedes aegypti strain LVP_AGWG chromosome 2, AaegL5.0 Primary Assembly, whole genome shotgun sequence DNA encodes these proteins:
- the LOC5571283 gene encoding monocarboxylate transporter 12 yields the protein MVSNKVPPDGGYGWVIVIGCAIINVFNQSLISVFGLMFGDYLTDMGENAFGAALVMNVCNISLNFSGLITGPIIKKMKTRKASILGSLLTGAALTTCAYATQMWQILLSYSVAFGFGLGLIQSSTFVALNSYFRNNKGKAVGLALAGTGIGQILMPLIVQYLLDIFSFRGTTLIIGGLAFNGVVGAALLQPVEWHMRVQLVEESADERIPLLDHDKTSSTTSKKSDSGWSKLAALMDIAILKRVSFLNLIIGLGLAYTASTSFSLFFPYFLQKTANLDMFQAANCMSILSTTDLLTRITVPAFVDKMKFSHRNTFLMAGLCLVIARSVMAEMRNIVALMVTSAFYGIFRSITIVNQNLTIAEYCSEKGLESMLPNALGFNMIAKGILVLSLGQLLGWFVDYTGSYSLNLHAQNLLLVSTCVLWLCELYFKYKD from the exons ATGGTATCAAATAAAGTACCACCTGATGGTGGCTATGGGTGGGTGATTGTAATCGGTTGTGCTATAATAAAT GTTTTCAACCAATCTCTTATATCAGTGTTTGGTTTGATGTTTGGCGATTATTTAACGGATATGGGTGAGAATGCGTTCGGAGCAGCACTTGTCATGAACGTGTGCAATATTTCCCTCAACTTTTCAG GTCTTATAACGGgaccaataattaaaaaaatgaaaactaggAAGGCTTCCATTCTGGGTAGTTTGTTGACAGGAGCAGCTCTAACGACATGCGCATACGCAACGCAAATGTGGCAAATCCTACTTTCATACAGCGTAGCTTTTGGATTTGGCTTGGGTTTGATACAATCATCCACTTTTGTGGCACTCAACTCTTATTTTCGTAACAATAAAGGAAAAGCGGTTGGACTTGCTCTTGCTGGAACCGGGATAGGCCAAATTTTAATGCCACTTATAGTACAGTATTTGCTTGATATTTTCAGTTTTAGAGGAACAACCCTGATCATCGGTGGATTAGCTTTCAATGGG GTGGTTGGTGCGGCTCTCTTACAACCTGTTGAGTGGCACATGAGAGTTCAGCTTGTTGAAGAATCCGCAGATGAACGAATACCGCTTTTAGACCATGATAAAACTTCTTCAACTACGTCGAAAAAATCAGATAGTGGATGGTCAAAGCTTGCTGCATTGATGGACATCGCGATATTAAAACGAGTATCGTTTCTAAATTTGATAATAGGGTTAGGCTTGGCATATACTGCGTCAACAAGTTTTTCGCTGTTCTTTCCATATTTTCTACAG AAAACAGCCAATCTGGATATGTTTCAAGCTGCGAACTGCATGTCTATTTTATCAACAACAGATCTGCTCACTAGAATCACAGTGCCTGCTTTTGTCGACAAGATGAAATTCTCCCATCGAAATACTTTCCTCATGGCTGGTTTGTGTCTAGTCATTGCCCGATCCGTCATGGCAGAGATGAGAAATATCGTGGCGCTGATGGTAACGTCTGCTTTCTACGGGATTTTCCGCTCAATAACAATTGTGAATCAAAATCTTACCATCGCTGAATATTGCAGCGAAAAAGGTCTTGAATCGATGCTGCCAAATGCCTTGGGATTCAATATGATTGCGAAAGGTATATTAGTGTTAAGTTTGGGACAACTACTTGGATGGTTTGTGGACTATACTGGTAGCTATTCTTTAAATCTGCATGCTCAGAATTTATTACTTGTTTCGACGTGTGTTTTATGGTTGTGTGAGTTATATTTTAAGTACAAAGATTAA